CGTGATGGCTTCCTCGATCCCCGAAGTGCTCACCGCGAGGCGAACGGTGCGATTCTACACGGATGCGCAGGTGCCGGCAGGCCTCGTGCGCACCCTGCTCGAGGCCGCGATCTCCGCCCCGTCGGCCCACAACGCGCAGCCGACCCGGTTTGTCGTGATCGAGTCCCCCGACGTGAAGCGGCGGCTTGCCGAACGCATGGCGCGGCGGTGGCGCCCGGACCTCGAACAACTCCGCACGCCGGAGGCGGCGATCCACGTGGAACTCCG
Above is a genomic segment from bacterium containing:
- a CDS encoding nitroreductase family protein; translated protein: MASSIPEVLTARRTVRFYTDAQVPAGLVRTLLEAAISAPSAHNAQPTRFVVIESPDVKRRLAERMARRWRPDLEQLRTPEAAIHVELR